A stretch of Geotrypetes seraphini chromosome 2, aGeoSer1.1, whole genome shotgun sequence DNA encodes these proteins:
- the LOC117353412 gene encoding PH domain leucine-rich repeat protein phosphatase 1-like — protein MEPAEGRLEAPRSRERSPAAAVAEQQRRQPPPLDSTANAPAPLRLKLKGGAPGQASAARPAGNSVPAPLLLQVAGGNGSHVPGGGGSNANSLLLRRRRLKRNLSTAAPLAAAAASSSVAAPSWSSSSNRSLDRKAPSKSRQALPLLLPADREWVRAAPERGCVHLSERQLSSGLRPVLCTLHTDAAQVAARLLQFRHKGTAGGGGATAAVRVPGPAGASPVVPGSRLPPSPSPPSRRP, from the coding sequence ATGGAGCCCGCTGAGGGGCGACTAGAGGCGCCGCGTAGCAGGGAGCGGTCCCCGGCCGCAGCTGTAGCGGAGCAGCAGCGAAGGCAACCGCCACCCCTGGACTCCACCGCGAACGCCCCCGCTCCCCTCAGACTGAAGTTAAAGGGCGGGGCGCCCGGGCAAGCCTCAGCCGCGCGGCCGGCGGGAAACTCGGTGCCGGCTCCTCTCCTCTTGCAGGTGGCCGGCGGCAATGGAAGTCACGTCcccggcggcggcggcagcaacGCCAACTCCCTGCTCTTGAGGCGACGGCGGCTGAAGAGGAACTTGTCCACGGCCGCCCCCctagccgccgccgccgcctcgTCCTCCGTAGCGGCCCCGTCCTGGTCGTCGTCGAGCAACCGTAGCCTGGACAGGAAGGCTCCGAGCAAGAGCCGCCAGGCGCTGCCCCTCCTGCTGCCCGCCGACCGCGAGTGGGTGCGGGCCGCCCCGGAGCGGGGCTGCGTGCACTTGTCCGAGCGGCAGCTCTCCTCCGGCCTCCGGCCCGTCCTCTGCACCCTTCACACCGACGCCGCCCAGGTGGCCGCGCGCCTGCTACAGTTCCGGCACAAGGGGACGGCGGGAGGCGGCGGGGCGACGGCAGCTGTCAGGGTGCCGGGCCCGGCGGGCGCCTCCCCCGTCGTGCCGGGCAGCCGCCTCCCcccgtccccctcccccccctccaggcGACCCTGA